A DNA window from Argiope bruennichi chromosome X2, qqArgBrue1.1, whole genome shotgun sequence contains the following coding sequences:
- the LOC129959762 gene encoding uncharacterized protein LOC129959762 — METLLGWTLMGKLENEVKNDSYMTVLSLHVNNKSISDLWSLDTLGILDPANKQSQMEIEKETENLFLNSVKQDGDGRYVVSLPWLEDHPVLPSNKTLAEKRLKNTVDRIKNLGILQDYENVFEDWKKEGIVEELNSEDLKDSKCHYLPHRPVIKDNSTTRMRPVFDGSAKSKLSPSLNDCLITGSNLVELIPSLINRFRIGKYGVIADIRKAFLQIQLNDSDKDYLRFLWWQNNSCHQSNNVKIYRHCRVVFGIKSSPFLLGATLNHLLDGASDCYKMTAQHLQKSMYVDNCVASVKSEADLTKFINESTKVMALGKFD; from the coding sequence ATGGAAACGCTACTTGGATGGACTCTTATgggaaaattagaaaatgaagtgaaaaatgaCAGCTACATGACAGTACTGTCTTTACACGTGAACAATAAAAGCATTAGTGATCTTTGGAGTTTGGACACTCTTGGAATATTGGATCCTGCAAATAAACAAAGTCAAATGGAAATTGAGAAAGAAACCGAAAACCTGTTCTTGAATTCTGTTAAACAAGATGGAGATGGTAGATATGTTGTTTCACTACCATGGTTAGAAGATCACCCTGTTCTACCTTCGAACAAAACTCTTGCtgagaaaagattgaaaaatacagTTGATAGAATCAAAAATCTTGGTATTCTACAGgactatgaaaatgtttttgaagactGGAAGAAAGAAGGTATTGTTGAAGAGTTAAATAGTGAAGATCTCAAGGACTCTAAGTGTCACTATCTTCCTCATCGACCTGTCATAAAAGATAATTCAACAACAAGGATGAGACCTGTCTTCGATGGTTCTGCAAAATCGAAATTAAGTCCATCCTTAAATGACTGCCTAATAACAGGTTCAAACCTTGTGGAACTTATTCCATCCCTAATAAATAGGTTTCGTATTGGAAAGTATGGTGTGATCGCCGATATACGCAAAGCTTTTCTACAGATTCAGCTGAATGACAGTGACAAGGATTATCTGCGATTTCTTTGGTGGCAAAATAATTCTTGCCACCAATCAAATAATGTCAAAATCTACAGACATTGCCGCGTAGTGTTTGGGATCAAATCAAGTCCATTCCTTTTAGGGGCGACATTGAATCACCTATTAGATGGAGCTTCTGATTGCTACAAGATGACAGCTCAACACCTACAGAAATCTATGTATGTTGACAATTGTGTGGCTAGTGTTAAAAGCGAAGCTGACTTGACAAAGTTTATAAATGAATCCACAAAAGTCATGGCTCTCGGAAAATTTGATTGA